The following coding sequences are from one Salvia hispanica cultivar TCC Black 2014 chromosome 3, UniMelb_Shisp_WGS_1.0, whole genome shotgun sequence window:
- the LOC125213752 gene encoding ABC transporter G family member 32-like isoform X2, which yields MWRGFSEELGRDLMRLEFPKVEVRYENLKVDALVHVGSRALPTIPNFIFDMTEAFLRQLRIFSGGRRKLPILNNINGIIRPSRLTLLLGPPSSGKTTFLLALAGRLAPSLQMSGKVTYNGHSLEEFTPQRTSAYASQQDLHIAEMTVREVLEFAGSCQGAGFKNEILMELLRREKIAEINPDQELDIFIKAVVLGQQTSVLVEYIMKILGLDICADTLVGDEMLKGISGGQKKRLTTAELLMGPSRVLLLDEISTGLDSSTTHQIINYLRHTTHALDGTTLVSLLQPDPETYKMFDDVILFSEGQIVYQGPCEVAIDFFTFMGFKCPSRKNVADFLQEVLSEKDQEQYWFKNKQYTYVTAAKFVDGFQSFHVGNLLAQELSVTFDKNYSHPAALSTKTYGISRQKLLRISLSWQMLLLKRNSPVFIFKLIQLLLIILMMMSVFFRTTLHHNTLDDGGIYLGALYFAIVMILFNGFMEVPMLIAKLPVLYKQRDLYFYPCWIYTLPSWLLSIPLSFLESFLWVAVTYYAIGFDPQISRCIFQFLLYFTLHQMSIGLFRVMASLGRNMVVANTFGSFAMLVVMVLGGFILSRDSIPVWWIWGYWFSPMMYAQSAASVNEFLGHSWDKKAGEGTNLSLGQMLLKVRSLFPSDHWYWIGVGALLGYILLFNTLFTVFLTYLNPLGNQQAVISKEDCHDKVKGKESRRSIFSFGEFLQRSHSFTGPRKSFESHIMTFGEFLQHSLSYTGKSNEKQRGMVLPFKPLSMCFSNISYYVDVPLELKGQGLQEEKLQLLVNVTGAFRPGVLTALVGVSGAGKTTLMDVLAGRKTGGHIEGRVYISGYPKNQKTFARISGYCEQNDVHSPCLTVRESLVYSAWLRLSSQCDFATQSAFVDEVMALVELTQLRGALVGVPGVDGLSVEQRKRLTIAVELVANPSIVFMDEPTSGLDARSAAIVMRAVRNIVDTGRTIVCTIHQPSIDIFESFDELLLMKRGGRLIYAGPLGDKSIKLIEHFEAIPGVQKIRPGYNPAAWILEVTSPAEENRLGLDFAELYRQSDLYKQNKILVESLSKPDKDTTELNFPSKYSLSYFGQFLACLWKQNLSYWRNPQYTAVRFFYTVIISLMFGTICWKFGSKRETQQDISNAMGSMYAAVLFIGITNATSVQPVVYVERFVSYRERAAGMYSALPFALAQVAVEFPYVCVQSLIYSSIFYLMASFEWNVWKFLWYIFFMYFTLLYFTFFGMMTISITPNHNVAAIVAAPFYMMWNLFSGFMVPYMRIPIWWRWYYWANPIAWSLYGLLTSQYGDMSDPVTLSDGVTTLPVKQLLKDQFGFRHDFLSLAALVVAGFCAIFAFTFALAIKHFNFQRR from the exons ATGTGGAGGGGTTTTTCAGAAGAGTTAGGCAGAGATTTGATGC GCCTGGAATTTCCAAAAGTCGAGGTTCGATATGAGAATCTGAAGGTGGATGCTTTGGTCCATGTCGGAAGCAGAGCTCTGCCAACCATACCTAATTTCATCTTTGACATGACTGAG GCTTTCTTGAGGCAGCTCAGGATTTTCTCTGGTGGAAGACGAAAGCTTCCTATacttaataatataaatggcaTTATACGACCCTCAAG GTTGACTCTGCTTCTAGGCCCTCCCAGCTCAGGGAAGACAACATTTCTTTTGGCTCTTGCAGGTCGCCTTGCACCAAGTTTGCAG ATGTCAGGGAAAGTTACATATAATGGACACAGTCTAGAAGAGTTCACTCCTCAGAGGACTTCAGCATATGCAAGTCAGCAGGATTTACATATCGCAGAGATGACCGTGAGAGAGGTGCTTGAATTTGCAGGATCCTGTCAGGGTGCCGGATTCAAGAATG AAATTCTCATGGAACTTCttagaagagaaaaaattgctGAAATTAACCCGGATCAAGAGCTAGATATATTTATCAAG GCAGTAGTTTTGGGGCAACAGACAAGCGTACTTGTGGAATACATCATGAAG ATTTTAGGATTGGACATTTGTGCTGATACATTGGTGGGAGATGAAATGCTTAAAGGAATATCCGGAGGGCAAAAAAAACGGCTTACGACAG CTGAACTGCTTATGGGTCCTTCTAGGGTACTTCTCTTGGATGAGATCTCAACGGGACTAGACAGCTCTACTACACATCAGATCATCAATTATCTTCGGCACACAACTCATGCACTTGATGGTACAACACTGGTATCTCTCTTGCAACCGGATCCTGAGACATACAAGATGTTTGATGATGTGATTCTTTTTAGCGAGGGACAAATAGTTTATCAGGGGCCCTGTGAGGTTGCGATtgattttttcacttttatgggTTTCAAGTGTCCATCCAGGAAAAATGTTGCTGACTTCCTACAAGAG GTCTTATCTGAAAAGGATCAAGAGCAGTATTGGTTCAAGAACAAACAGTACACATATGTAACTGCAGCCAAGTTTGTAGATGGTTTTCAATCCTTTCATGTTGGCAATTTGTTGGCACAGGAGTTGTCTGTtacatttgataaaaattaCAGTCATCCAGCTGCACTGTCTACCAAGACATACGGTATAAGTAGGCAAAAGCTTCTAAGGATCAGTTTATCATGGCAGATGCTACTGCTGAAGCGGAATTCTCCTGTGTTCATCTTCAAATTAATTCAG CTCCTCCTAATTATTCTTATGATGATGAGTGTGTTCTTCCGGACTACATTGCATCATAATACTCTGGATGACGGGGGCATCTACCTTGGCGCCCTTTACTTTGCAATAGTTATGATTCTTTTCAATGGATTTATGGAGGTCCCAATGTTGATAGCTAAGCTTCCTGTTCTGTACAAACAAAGGGATCTGTACTTCTACCCATGTTGGATCTATACTCTCCCCTCTTGGCTCTTGAGTATTCccctttcatttttagaatcATTTCTATGGGTTGCAGTTACTTATTATGCCATTGGCTTTGATCCTCAAATAAGCAG ATGCATTTTTCAGTTCTTGTTGTACTTCACATTGCACCAGATGTCAATAGGTCTTTTTCGTGTGATGGCATCATTAGGGCGAAATATGGTGGTTGCCAACACATTTGGGTCTTTTGCTATGCTGGTTGTCATGGTCCTTGGAGGGTTCATACTTTCAAGAG ATAGCATTCCAGTTTGGTGGATATGGGGTTACTGGTTTTCCCCTATGATGTATGCCCAAAGTGCAGCTTCAGTTAATGAATTTCTTGGCCACTCTTGGGATAAG AAAGCTGGAGAAGGCACTAATTTGTCCTTGGGACAAATGCTATTGAAGGTTCGCAGTTTATTTCCAAGTGACCATTGGTATTGGATCGGCGTTGGAGCATTACttggatatattttattattcaacaCTCTGTTCACTGTATTTTTGACTTACCTAAATC CTCTTGGAAATCAGCAAGCTGTTATTTCCAAGGAGGATTGCCATGACAAAGTGAAGGGGAAAGAAAGTCGACGCTCCATCTTTTCTTTTGGAGAGTTTTTGCAACGTTCACACTCATTTACCGGTCCCCGAAAGAGTTTTGAATCTCACATAATGACTTTCGGAGAGTTTCTGCAGCATTCACTGTCGTACACTG GCAAGAGCAATGAGAAGCAGAGAGGGATGGTTCTCCCGTTCAAACCTCTTTCCATGTGTTTTAGCAACATCAGTTACTACGTTGATGTTCCTCTA GAATTGAAGGGGCAAGGCTTACAAGAAGAAAAACTACAGCTACTGGTAAATGTTACCGGAGCATTCCGGCCCGGTGTCCTCACTGCCTTAGTTGGCGTCAGCGGTGCTGGTAAAACCACCCTCATGGATGTTCTAGCTGGTAGGAAAACCGGAGGACATATTGAAGGCAGGGTGTACATTTCTGGATATCCAAAGAATCAGAAAACATTTGCAAGGATATCTGGATACTGTGAACAGAATGATGTTCATTCTCCATGCCTGACTGTGCGTGAATCACTTGTATATTCTGCTTGGCTCCGACTATCCTCTCAGTGTGACTTCGCGACACAGAGT GCGTTTGTAGATGAGGTTATGGCACTAGTTGAACTAACTCAACTACGTGGGGCTTTAGTTGGGGTACCAGGAGTGGACGGCTTATCAGTAGAACAAAGGAAAAGGCTTACAATCGCAGTCGAACTTGTTGCCAATCCTTCTATAGTTTTCATGGATGAGCCTACTTCAGGCCTTGATGCCAGGTCTGCAGCCATTGTGATGAGAGCTGTGAGGAACATTGTGGATACGGGTCGAACAATAGTTTGCACTATTCACCAGCCCAGTATTGATATCTTTGAATCTTTTGATGAG CTTTTACTCATGAAACGAGGTGGGCGGCTCATATATGCTGGTCCATTGGGAGACAAATCCATCAAACTCATCGAGCATTTTGAG GCTATTCCAGGAGTTCAAAAAATAAGACCTGGATATAACCCTGCAGCTTGGATCCTCGAAGTCACATCTCCGGCTGAAGAAAATCGCCTCGGTTTGGATTTTGCAGAATTATATCGCCAATCAGATTTGTACAA GCAAAACAAGATTCTGGTTGAGAGCTTATCCAAGCCAGATAAGGATACAACTGAACTGAATTTCCCCAGCAAATACTCGCTGTCATATTTTGGTCAGTTTCTGGCATGTCTTTGGAAGCAGAACCTCTCGTACTGGCGTAACCCGCAGTACACTGCCGTGCGCTTCTTCTACACCGTAATAATTTCCTTGATGTTTGGAACAATCTGCTGGAAATTCGGATCCAAAAG AGAAACTCAGCAGGATATATCCAATGCTATGGGGTCTATGTACGCAGCTGTTTTGTTTATAGGAATCACAAACGCAACGTCTGTGCAGCCAGTGGTATACGTTGAAAGATTTGTTTCGTACAGGGAAAGAGCTGCTGGGATGTATTCTGCACTGCCATTCGCCTTAGCCCAG GTTGCAGTGGAGTTCCCTTATGTCTGTGTGCAGTCCCTGATCTACAGCAGCATCTTCTACCTGATGGCTTCGTTCGAGTGGAACGTGTGGAAGTTTCTATGGTACATATTCTTCATGTACTTCACATTGCTCTACTTCACCTTCTTTGGAATGATGACCATCTCCATCACCCCAAACCACAACGTCGCTGCCATCGTGGCTGCCCCCTTCTACATGATGTGGAACCTCTTTAGTGGCTTCATGGTTCCTTACATG AGGATTCCGATATGGTGGAGATGGTACTACTGGGCAAACCCGATCGCGTGGAGCCTGTACGGACTGCTGACGTCTCAATACGGAGACATGAGTGATCCGGTTACGCTGAGTGATGGTGTGACCACACTACCAGTGAAGCAGCTGCTCAAGGATCAGTTTGGATTCCGTCATGATTTCTTGAGCCTTGCTGCTTTGGTGGTCGCGGGATTCTGCGCCATCTTCGCCTTCACCTTCGCCCTCGCCATCAAACACTTCAACTTTCAAAGGAGATGA